One genomic region from Mytilus trossulus isolate FHL-02 chromosome 9, PNRI_Mtr1.1.1.hap1, whole genome shotgun sequence encodes:
- the LOC134682998 gene encoding uncharacterized protein LOC134682998 isoform X2, translating into MASNWKLCGICELRNISKQSVIWCSDCEEGLCDDCKDHHSLSKGSRYHETVKIAEYQKLPSNFIQIAQSCRKHDQKYQIFCKKHDCPCCKKCVVEDHNKCEDLKDIEDVIGGIKSSNAFQDIEKTLNEVKEHIERIRKDREENLASLKEQKKSIGMEIQKAKTSINNHLDQLHQTLLRDLDTSEETESKKIRQLLNEVEKKEKEIKDFQSGLANIKQYASNLQIFLTTKEMERDLGKKEQFVQSIITGGKLNHMQMSWNIENILQNFAIDIRSFGEIIVDNEPNKLILSRHKDQQAQQMITAPAPKSIGNLTMVLRQTINIGAADIRGCTILPDGRMVFTCYIQNKVIAIKNDGTKDFEMKLDSCFDIDYVDNNIIVVTSGTNIVAQYISLVDIEKRKVVRKLHLGEYIEGAVVTHDEILIYCARDNGLKTINLKNETKGSVRSGPLNERGFSYVTVFNKNIIYTNSLLNTIKCCDFQFTKQWEFENERVLRGPHGISVDNDGNVYVVGTRSNTIVVISHDGKRHRQILSSNEGLIEPQALHYDKSTCSLLVANKQGRTFVFDVQQ; encoded by the coding sequence ATGGCAAGCAACTGGAAACTTTGTGGAATTTGTGAACTACGCAACATCAGTAAACAGTCAGTCATATGGTGTTCAGATTGTGAGGAGGGTCTCTGTGATGATTGTAAGGACCATCACAGTTTATCCAAAGGATCACGTTACCATGAAACCGTGAAAATAGCCGAGTACCAGAAATTACCAAGCAACTTTATTCAAATCGCACAGTCCTGCAGAAAACATGAtcaaaagtatcaaatattttgtaagAAGCATGATTGTCCGTGCTGTAAAAAGTGTGTCGTTGAGGACCATAATAAATGTGAAGATTTAAAAGATATAGAAGACGTCATAGGCGGTATTAAGTCTTCAAATGCATTCCAAGATATTGAGAAGACTCTGAACGAGGTAAAAGAGCATATCGAAAGAATTCGAAAAGACCGTGAAGAAAATTTAGCGTCTTTGAAAGAACAAAAGAAGAGCATTGGAATGGAAATACAAAAAGCTAAAACCTCGATCAACAATCACCTAGACCAACTACATCAGACACTACTGAGAGATCTTGATACATCAGAGGAAACAGAGAGTAAAAAGATCCGTCAGTTACTGAACGAAGTTGAGAAGAAGGAAAAAGAGATTAAAGATTTTCAATCTGGGTTAGCAAACATTAAGCAGTATGCTTCCAATTTGCAAATATTCCTTACAACAAAAGAAATGGAACGTGATTTAGGAAAGAAAGAACAGTTCGTGCAGTCAATAATTACAGGCGGGAAATTGAATCATATGCAAATGTCATGgaacattgaaaatattttacaaaattttgccATTGACATTAGATCCTTTGGAGAAATAATTGTTGATAATGAGCCGAACAAACTTATTTTAAGTAGACATAAGGATCAACAGGCTCAACAGATGATCACTGCACCAGCACCAAAGTCCATTGGCAACCTGACAATGGTCTTACGACAGACCATCAACATTGGCGCAGCTGACATCAGAGGATGTACCATACTACCTGACGGAAGGATGGTGTTTACTTGTTACATTCAAAATAAAGTCATAGCAATAAAGAACGACGGTACAAAGGACTTTGAGATGAAATTAGATAGTTGCTTCGACATCGATTACGTAGATAACAATATAATTGTTGTCACGTCTGGTACAAACATAGTCGCTCAGTATATCAGCCTTGTTGACATTGAGAAAAGAAAAGTTGTTAGAAAGCTTCATCTTGGAGAATACATTGAAGGCGCAGTGGTCACACACGAcgaaatattaatatattgtgCAAGGGACAATGGGTTGAAGACGATTAATTTAAAGAATGAAACAAAAGGTTCTGTAAGATCAGGACCACTAAATGAAAGAGGATTTTCATATGTaacagtttttaataaaaacattatatatacaaacagtTTATTAAACACGATTAAATGCTGTGACTTCCAATTTACGAAGCAATGGGAATTTGAGAACGAAAGAGTTTTACGAGGTCCACATGGTATTTCAGTAGACAACGATGGAAATGTATACGTAGTGGGGACCAGATCAAACACTATAGTGGTTATATCACATGATGGAAAACGTCATAGACAAATCCTATCGTCCAACGAAGGTCTTATCGAACCACAGGCATTGCATTATGACAAGTCAACATGCTCTTTACTAGTTGCAAACAAACAGGGTCGCACATTTGTGTTTGATGTGCAGCAGTGA
- the LOC134682998 gene encoding uncharacterized protein LOC134682998 isoform X1, whose product MRSYADYNLPGCKVMASNWKLCGICELRNISKQSVIWCSDCEEGLCDDCKDHHSLSKGSRYHETVKIAEYQKLPSNFIQIAQSCRKHDQKYQIFCKKHDCPCCKKCVVEDHNKCEDLKDIEDVIGGIKSSNAFQDIEKTLNEVKEHIERIRKDREENLASLKEQKKSIGMEIQKAKTSINNHLDQLHQTLLRDLDTSEETESKKIRQLLNEVEKKEKEIKDFQSGLANIKQYASNLQIFLTTKEMERDLGKKEQFVQSIITGGKLNHMQMSWNIENILQNFAIDIRSFGEIIVDNEPNKLILSRHKDQQAQQMITAPAPKSIGNLTMVLRQTINIGAADIRGCTILPDGRMVFTCYIQNKVIAIKNDGTKDFEMKLDSCFDIDYVDNNIIVVTSGTNIVAQYISLVDIEKRKVVRKLHLGEYIEGAVVTHDEILIYCARDNGLKTINLKNETKGSVRSGPLNERGFSYVTVFNKNIIYTNSLLNTIKCCDFQFTKQWEFENERVLRGPHGISVDNDGNVYVVGTRSNTIVVISHDGKRHRQILSSNEGLIEPQALHYDKSTCSLLVANKQGRTFVFDVQQ is encoded by the exons ATGAGATCATATGCTGATTATAATCTTCCTGGTTGTAA ggTAATGGCAAGCAACTGGAAACTTTGTGGAATTTGTGAACTACGCAACATCAGTAAACAGTCAGTCATATGGTGTTCAGATTGTGAGGAGGGTCTCTGTGATGATTGTAAGGACCATCACAGTTTATCCAAAGGATCACGTTACCATGAAACCGTGAAAATAGCCGAGTACCAGAAATTACCAAGCAACTTTATTCAAATCGCACAGTCCTGCAGAAAACATGAtcaaaagtatcaaatattttgtaagAAGCATGATTGTCCGTGCTGTAAAAAGTGTGTCGTTGAGGACCATAATAAATGTGAAGATTTAAAAGATATAGAAGACGTCATAGGCGGTATTAAGTCTTCAAATGCATTCCAAGATATTGAGAAGACTCTGAACGAGGTAAAAGAGCATATCGAAAGAATTCGAAAAGACCGTGAAGAAAATTTAGCGTCTTTGAAAGAACAAAAGAAGAGCATTGGAATGGAAATACAAAAAGCTAAAACCTCGATCAACAATCACCTAGACCAACTACATCAGACACTACTGAGAGATCTTGATACATCAGAGGAAACAGAGAGTAAAAAGATCCGTCAGTTACTGAACGAAGTTGAGAAGAAGGAAAAAGAGATTAAAGATTTTCAATCTGGGTTAGCAAACATTAAGCAGTATGCTTCCAATTTGCAAATATTCCTTACAACAAAAGAAATGGAACGTGATTTAGGAAAGAAAGAACAGTTCGTGCAGTCAATAATTACAGGCGGGAAATTGAATCATATGCAAATGTCATGgaacattgaaaatattttacaaaattttgccATTGACATTAGATCCTTTGGAGAAATAATTGTTGATAATGAGCCGAACAAACTTATTTTAAGTAGACATAAGGATCAACAGGCTCAACAGATGATCACTGCACCAGCACCAAAGTCCATTGGCAACCTGACAATGGTCTTACGACAGACCATCAACATTGGCGCAGCTGACATCAGAGGATGTACCATACTACCTGACGGAAGGATGGTGTTTACTTGTTACATTCAAAATAAAGTCATAGCAATAAAGAACGACGGTACAAAGGACTTTGAGATGAAATTAGATAGTTGCTTCGACATCGATTACGTAGATAACAATATAATTGTTGTCACGTCTGGTACAAACATAGTCGCTCAGTATATCAGCCTTGTTGACATTGAGAAAAGAAAAGTTGTTAGAAAGCTTCATCTTGGAGAATACATTGAAGGCGCAGTGGTCACACACGAcgaaatattaatatattgtgCAAGGGACAATGGGTTGAAGACGATTAATTTAAAGAATGAAACAAAAGGTTCTGTAAGATCAGGACCACTAAATGAAAGAGGATTTTCATATGTaacagtttttaataaaaacattatatatacaaacagtTTATTAAACACGATTAAATGCTGTGACTTCCAATTTACGAAGCAATGGGAATTTGAGAACGAAAGAGTTTTACGAGGTCCACATGGTATTTCAGTAGACAACGATGGAAATGTATACGTAGTGGGGACCAGATCAAACACTATAGTGGTTATATCACATGATGGAAAACGTCATAGACAAATCCTATCGTCCAACGAAGGTCTTATCGAACCACAGGCATTGCATTATGACAAGTCAACATGCTCTTTACTAGTTGCAAACAAACAGGGTCGCACATTTGTGTTTGATGTGCAGCAGTGA